The stretch of DNA ATAtcttagtttttatataaatttgttcacttaatattgaattattatgtaaatttattcCTAACCTGATGAATCTCTTTTATATGTCTCTAGTAAAAATAcctacattaaaatatataagttcaGACATTAATTTATACGGcatatttaaatgatttgtttttgtattttaagattatatatatatatatatatatatatatatatatatatatattataataggtgataaaataaaatataagaaatattggtaataataaaataaatagtatgtCCTGTaggataatttattattttttaaaattgtttttgaatgacaaaATATGAACTTACCTTTTTCTCCTCAATGTAAATGATCATGATCAATActgttaatatttaaaaagtggCCAAAATACAATAATGGTAcaatttttcacaaattatcaaaatagaaaattttttaaaattttataaacgtAGATAAGTTGTGTTCAATTTAATACgacttcattttaaaaaatcatattaatttgaCATGACTTTTACACACTAAAGTAAAGTTGTGCTTGTATACTATGGGAATGTAAAAcattatagatttaaaaaagttatatattataatataagctaaaatcatgtaaaagtgatatgttgtttaatattataatatgcatgtaagttatgtatatatattatattattatatgttgaaGTAATGTATAGCGATGACCAAAAATCTACACCAGCAAATATctccaaatatttaatatttgtggATAAAAAATACTCGAGAATAGTTGGTTAGCGAATAATTTAATATCCACTTATTATTAAAAGGTCGGATCGGGTTTGGGTCtcaagtataattttttataaatctttttgTAGTATAAAAAtacatcataaaattatatagaatTTTATGACAAGTATTCgtatcttaattaaatttctaaaaatatggaaaaagaagtaagaaaattactaaaagaaataaaaaggtggttattttttttttgaaaatatttgtgaGTCTAATCATTTCACATATTGcctacatatatttttaatccttcttctcttttccacttaaaatttgtatttttcctttcttctccttgtctttttttcatttgactGTGTTAATGATGGTTTGGAGGCAATGAATATCGTAGATGGAGATGGAGGTCGAGGTTAATTTGAGAATTAGAAAGTGATGGTAGTTTATTTTCTCGCATTATGCTTTCTTTTTTTGAGTGATggttataaagaaaaaaacaagaatttggATAAAATCGTAAATATTTATCACattgtataaaataaagtttgaaaaaatatatattttaataaatgaatcgAAGAAATAAAGATctttattagaaattattttaaagatgtGAATACATCTTCACGAAGGACAATAGGGAAAGCAGATATTACAAGGGAAAAGTGTAGTTATCAGATTATTCAAACACCTGagcatttaaaaataatcaattctaAACATTTAATAGAAATCTAAATTCTTCTGGTGTCCacataataattattagcaTGATTACTTCAATGatcttttaacataatttaattaccAATGTATcatctattttcattttaaaagatcAAGGTTTGTTTAGAGCTAACTTTATCATTCTTTTGCTAAAATATCCCAAAAATTAGACAAAGAAAGCATAACCTAAAAACAAGCTTTGAGGGAAAGGCTATCCTCTTTCCTCGAACAGGCTTAAAATTTTCgtatctatttatataattcgaaggttttaatatatctatataaGAGGCTACAATCACCAGCGAATATATAGCAGATATACCGAAATCAACTCACACACAAGGATATAGCATCCAAGTATATCTCTTACACCATTTTTATCGGTTCTACCACAAACTACGGAAACTTAAAATGCTATAAAACTATAAGGTTGCAAAGAACACAACAAAACATAAGCTTGTCAAAcatcttcaagaaaaagaaacatacaGTTATGGAACCTACCAAGTTCAGTTTGCTCTTCTTTTACGTGATTTTTCTTGCAATACTCCCCACCCTTAAGGCTAACATAGGTGACATGGACCATGTCTGGCATAGGCGAATGAAGGAAGCAAGGGAAGCTGCAAAAAAGGCATACAAGCCAAACCCCATGAAAGTTACCGCTGAATTCAATACAAAAGTCATGAGGTAAATGTTGCCAAAATATCTTAATCTTTAATTATCTCTTTCTCCTTCTTCAGTGCAATAGATGAATATGAAAACTAAGAGAAAAACGTATGGCTTCACAGAGCGTTGAAAGGCTCCAACAGCACGAGAAGGGACTTGAGCGATAGTAAATGCAAGCCGGCAAACCCAATTGACCAATGTTGGAGATGTGACCTAAATTGGGATAAAAACCGAAAGAAGCTTGCAGATTGTGTAATGGGGTTTGCCCACGGCACAACCGGAGGCAAAGATGGGAAAATCTACGTGGTAAACGACAATTCCGACGACGACCTAGTGGACCCTAAACAAGGAACATTGAGATATGCGGTTACTCGGCCAGAGCCACTGTGGATCACTTTTTCGAAAAGCATGAACATTAAGCTGAAAGGAGAGCTTCTGATAACGTCGAACAAGACCATCGATGCACGTGGTGCCAATGTGCACATTAAAGATGGTGCCCAGATAACGATCCAGTACGTGAACAACGTTATCATTCACGGATTGCACATCCACGACATTAAGCCAGTTAAAGGTGGACTTATAAGGGATTCCATCACCCACTACGGCGTTCGCGCCACCAGTGACGGCGACGGGATTTCCGTCTTTGGATCCACACATGTTTGGCTTGATCATCTTTCCATGACCAATTGCGCTGATGGCCTCATCGATGTCGTTAGTGCGTCAACTGCCGTTACCATCTCCAACTGCCATTTTGTCAAACACAACGACGTAACTTACTTCTATCTCTTCAAACATTTCTTTcatatgcatgcatgcatgcatgcttctAGTATTGGtacttttcttgttcttctttttgTGGCATGAATTAACGTTGTTCATTTCGTTTGTGTTGTGGCTTTTCAGGTTTTGTTATTCGGCGCCACTGATAGCTTCTCAGGAGATAAAGTGATGCAGGTGACTTTGGCTTTTAACCATTTCGGCAAAGGATTGGTTCAGAGAATGCCGAGGTGCAGATGGGGCTTCTTTCATATTGTTAACAACGACTACACTCACTGGCTAATGTACGCCGTAGGTGGCAGCCAGCAACCCACCATCATCAGCCAGGGTAACCGTTTTGTCGCTCCGGAAGACAGAAATGCAAAAGAAGTATGCAATGTTACATTACATGTTCATGCAACAAACTTTCAAAGGAAACCCTACACattttttttcgtttctttGAATTTATATGCATTAACAAGGTTGTGTTGTGGTACATGATATACACAGGTGACAAAAAGGACCGAGACAAGTTCAATTGGGTGGAAGAATTGGAATTGGAGATCGGAGGGTGATTTATTCGTGAATGGAGCCTTCTTCGTGGAGTCAGGGAAAAAGGTTGCACAGCCTCCCAAGACAGACGTGAAAGCACAATCTGCGCAGTCCGTGGCTACTCTGACTAAAGATGCAGGTCCTATAAAATGTGTTCCAAACAAGGCCTGCTGAACTAAACATGGAGCACTGCACGCTCAAAATAGAGAGCTTGCAacacatacaaatatatattatgtatataagaGTCATGTACAGTCAGACCCAACGCGAATGCTTCTGGGttttttaatttccttctgTCGCTTTGTTCTTCCTTTTCCCGTAGATTGTAATTTTAGGGATGGGAGATGAAGAGAATAGTAGAACTAAGCCAGATTTGTTACGGCATGGGTGAAATTCTCAATCTTGTATAATGATCATGTGTTTACGccgagaagaaaaataatattgtttctaCCTAGCCCAAACATGtctatttatactatatttatgtattataaataaatattattaatttggtATGATAGTTATGGTCTAtcattttattactatttattatgttattatactCTCCAATTAAGTACTATTTTTGTAAGAGTATAGGCTCATggtttatatattgattttataaatataattaatatttttcaaaaaatactcATTTCATAAACATAGactctcattttaaaatattttaactttctgATTTGATCATCAAAGAGTCTTTTTGCAGGTGGATCTATCATATCTTTCTCTCAACATTAAAGAAGTTGTTTCTAAACAAAAGAAGCAATCAAACCACTTTTAAGATCTCGTCATCTCTCCATAAGTTCACGCTCAAGATCCATATAAGAATATTGACACCCAGAGTGTGccttgataaaattttaaaaaatatatttcctaaattttttaaacaaaattacaaaataaaatataaaatataatacaaattaaattaaatttaactcaataaaaaataaattatatattttttttttaattttttgcgGATAATTGATACATGCGGATACAGATAGTATGACATTTGCATCCAACAATACTCACTACCCACGGATAATAAATACCCGCAGGTAACAATTATCTGTCGTATTGTCACCCTAATTACCACACTCAACTTTCTCACAAGATGGAGTCTAATCAAATGGTGACCATGCAACATTGATATTGATGCTCATACAAAAACACAAGGCATTAATGCATCATAGGCATGCCATTGCTGAGTTATTTACCTTACAATTTTGCCATATTGATGGTCCCAATGATCTATTATTAGATTTGTCAACTGACATGGAACCGCAACTAGTTATGCTTTTATATACTTATAGAATAGTTTTTTATGTTCCATCTGCATTACCTCCGAGTAGATCTCAGAATCATTCCATTCCTTTAACTGAAGGAGCGGACCCAGTTAAGGTGTATCCTTATCGATACCCAAACAGCAGAAAGGATCAAATAGAAGTTATGATAAATGATATGCTCACAGAAGGGGTCATTCCTCCAAGcatcactagtgcagcgaggggcttttaccgcggttatttttcactataggttgcggtttacgaaccgcggcatattcagccgcggtagtaagtcagagactttaggccgcggttacaaccgcggtatataagttgGGGAATATGCTGCGGTTGTCcaaggaaccgctgcctaaatccctttttttttaaaaaaaaaatgtccacTATATGCCGCGATTGAACTGCGGTAGAAGACCCagttatatgccgcggttcttgcactaaccgcgacctataattcttttttaaaaaaaataaataaaacgaaacactatatgccgcggttcaggtcacaaccgcgacatattcccctgcagttttttaaaattgcaggtctgtttttgtgatatccactaccacaaaaacagacctgcatataaaaacatgtacacaaattcaatttcaacagaacaaacacatgttcaaatgtatttcaacatcaaataaagtacaaagtctaagaaaatacaatctaatcaaatgcaatgtttaaatctaagacctattgtataatctaattatagacttcgcagcagcgttcctaatgaataatagtggcttctcaggaactggtgtNNNNNNNNNNNNNNNNNNNNNNNNNNNNNNNNNNNNNNNNNNNNNNNNNNNNNNNNNNNNNNNNNNNNNNNNNNNNNNNNNNNNNNNNNNNNNNNNNNNNNNNNNNNNNNNNNNNNNNNNNNNNNNNNNNNNNNNNNNNNNNNNNNNNNNNNNNNNNNNNNNNNNNNNNNNNNNNNNNNNNNNNNNNNNNNNNNNNNNNNNNNNNNNNNNNNNNNNNNNNNNNNNNNNNNNNNNNNNNNNNNNNNNNNNNNNNNNNNNNNNNNNNNNNNNNNNNNNNNNNNNNNNNNNNNNNNNNNNNNNNNNNNNNNNNNNNNNNNNNNNNNNNNNNNNNNNNNNNNNNNNNNNNNNNNNNNNNNNNNNNNNNNNNNNNNNNNNNNNNNNNNNNNNNNNNNNNNNNNNNNNNNNNNNNNNNNNNNNNNNNNNNNNNNNNNNNNNNNNNNNNNNNNNNNNNNNNNNNNNNNNNNNNNNNNNNNNNNNNNNNNNNNNNNNNNNNNNNNNNNNNNNNNNNNNNNNNNNNNNNNNNNNNNNNNNNNNNNNNNNNNNNNNNNNNNNNNNNNNNNNNNNNNNNNNNNNNNNNNNNNNNNNNNNNNNNNNNNNNNNNNNNNNNNNNNNNNNNNNNNNNNNNNNNNNNNNNNNNNNNNNNNNNNNNNNNNNNNNNNNNNNNNNNNNNNNNNNNNNNNNNNNNNNNNNNNNNNNNNNNNNNNNNNNNNNNNNNNNNNNNNNNNNNNNNNNNNNNNNNNNNNNNNNNNNNNNNNNNNNNNNNNNNNNNNNNNNNNNNNNNNNNNNNNNNNNNNNNNNNNNNNNNNNNNNNNNNNNNNNNNNNNNNNNNNNNNNNNNNNNNNNNNNNNNNNNNNNNNNNNNNNNNNNNNNNNNNNNNNNNNNNNNNNNNNNNNNNNNNNNNNNNNNNNNNNNNNNNNNNNNNNNNNNNNNNNNNNNNNNNNNNNNNNNNNNNNNNNNNNNNNNNNNNNNNNNNNNNNNNNNNNNNNNNNNN from Vigna radiata var. radiata cultivar VC1973A unplaced genomic scaffold, Vradiata_ver6 scaffold_349, whole genome shotgun sequence encodes:
- the LOC106778745 gene encoding probable pectate lyase P59, producing the protein MEPTKFSLLFFYVIFLAILPTLKANIGDMDHVWHRRMKEAREAAKKAYKPNPMKVTAEFNTKVMRALKGSNSTRRDLSDSKCKPANPIDQCWRCDLNWDKNRKKLADCVMGFAHGTTGGKDGKIYVVNDNSDDDLVDPKQGTLRYAVTRPEPLWITFSKSMNIKLKGELLITSNKTIDARGANVHIKDGAQITIQYVNNVIIHGLHIHDIKPVKGGLIRDSITHYGVRATSDGDGISVFGSTHVWLDHLSMTNCADGLIDVVSASTAVTISNCHFVKHNDVLLFGATDSFSGDKVMQVTLAFNHFGKGLVQRMPRCRWGFFHIVNNDYTHWLMYAVGGSQQPTIISQGNRFVAPEDRNAKEVTKRTETSSIGWKNWNWRSEGDLFVNGAFFVESGKKVAQPPKTDVKAQSAQSVATLTKDAGPIKCVPNKAC